A single window of Desulfovibrio inopinatus DSM 10711 DNA harbors:
- the lpxA gene encoding acyl-ACP--UDP-N-acetylglucosamine O-acyltransferase: MSIHETAHIHNTAIVDDRAEIGPQVTIGPFSLITGDVEIGEGTIIKERVSIEGHTRVGMHNHIFAGAVIGSWPQDLHYAGAPTQTIVGDHNLIREYVTINAATPEGEGRTVVGNHCAFLTHSHVGHNCVVEDHVTLVNAVNLGGFVTVGEGAYIGGAASVHQFVRVGRNATISGYSKTIQDAPPYMTVAGQPTRVVGLNSVGLDRAGFSDEDKRLLKRALRLLFRSGLTYSSALQQLEDFPPSPHIAHLMEFMRTSSRGVCRGK, encoded by the coding sequence ATGTCCATTCATGAGACCGCACATATTCACAACACCGCCATTGTTGACGACCGGGCAGAGATTGGCCCCCAAGTCACCATTGGGCCGTTTTCCCTTATCACCGGTGATGTCGAAATTGGTGAAGGAACCATCATCAAAGAACGCGTCTCCATCGAGGGGCATACACGCGTTGGAATGCACAATCATATTTTTGCTGGTGCGGTCATCGGCAGTTGGCCGCAAGATTTACACTATGCTGGAGCACCCACGCAGACCATTGTTGGCGACCACAATTTGATTCGAGAATATGTCACCATCAATGCAGCTACTCCCGAGGGAGAAGGGCGGACCGTTGTCGGCAACCATTGTGCGTTTCTGACACACAGCCACGTTGGGCACAATTGTGTGGTGGAGGACCATGTTACGTTGGTTAATGCGGTCAATCTGGGAGGATTCGTCACCGTAGGAGAAGGGGCTTACATCGGTGGTGCTGCCTCGGTGCATCAGTTCGTACGAGTGGGCCGTAACGCCACCATCAGTGGGTATTCCAAAACCATCCAGGATGCCCCCCCGTATATGACCGTGGCAGGACAGCCGACACGCGTTGTCGGGCTCAACAGTGTCGGACTGGACCGCGCCGGATTTTCCGATGAAGATAAACGTCTTCTCAAACGCGCTTTGCGACTGCTTTTTCGTTCCGGCCTGACCTATTCCAGTGCGTTGCAGCAACTGGAAGACTTTCCGCCGTCCCCGCATATTGCCCATTTGATGGAGTTTATGCGGACCTCGTCGCGTGGGGTGTGTCGAGGAAAGTAA
- a CDS encoding DegT/DnrJ/EryC1/StrS family aminotransferase — MEKYLAPAHVTFGDDAIDAAVAVLRSGQVSAGQECRAFEAEFTAAVGARHAVSCASGTAALLLSCLAVLQPGDEVLVPGLTFFATAGAVVRAGCRPVFCDIDPKTFLMDMDDAAQKLTPQTRAIIPVHLFGNPCDADVVCRFAETHGVHIIWDAAQAHGARFRGRDVGSLSGLCCYSFYPTKNVGTAGEGGMVTTQDETLAERIRCLANQGQRVRYEHVMSGLNERMSEVEAAIGRVQLGHLKAMLAKRRRNASRLHDGLCDIPGLHMQTISPHGESAWHQFCVCVDAAQTGVTRDMLATQLAERHIGTAIHYPKGVHEQPAFEQMATALPVTESVSRSILALPVHHGLTDDDVDRIVWTVREIMLTKREGNDVHS; from the coding sequence ATGGAAAAATATCTTGCTCCGGCACACGTGACGTTTGGTGACGATGCTATTGATGCCGCCGTTGCCGTTCTTCGTTCCGGCCAGGTGAGCGCCGGTCAGGAGTGTCGAGCGTTCGAAGCTGAATTTACCGCGGCAGTGGGGGCACGTCATGCCGTGTCCTGTGCCAGTGGTACGGCCGCGTTGCTGTTGTCCTGTTTGGCCGTGCTGCAACCCGGTGATGAAGTGCTTGTTCCCGGATTGACCTTCTTTGCGACGGCCGGAGCGGTAGTTCGGGCCGGATGTCGGCCCGTATTCTGTGATATTGACCCGAAAACGTTCCTCATGGATATGGACGATGCCGCTCAAAAGCTGACTCCGCAAACCCGAGCGATTATTCCGGTTCATCTCTTTGGTAATCCGTGTGACGCCGACGTCGTGTGCCGATTTGCCGAGACACATGGTGTGCACATCATTTGGGATGCGGCGCAGGCGCATGGTGCACGTTTCCGAGGTCGGGATGTCGGCAGTTTGTCCGGGTTGTGCTGTTATTCGTTCTATCCCACCAAAAATGTGGGGACGGCTGGAGAAGGGGGCATGGTGACGACGCAGGACGAAACCCTTGCCGAGCGTATTCGCTGCCTTGCCAATCAGGGGCAACGTGTACGGTATGAACACGTCATGAGTGGATTGAACGAGCGTATGAGTGAGGTGGAAGCGGCGATCGGGCGCGTTCAGCTCGGTCATCTTAAAGCCATGCTTGCCAAACGACGCCGTAATGCGTCTCGACTCCACGATGGTCTTTGCGACATTCCCGGGCTACACATGCAGACCATATCCCCACATGGGGAGTCGGCATGGCATCAGTTCTGTGTGTGCGTCGATGCAGCACAGACCGGGGTCACTCGCGATATGCTGGCCACACAATTGGCCGAACGGCATATCGGGACGGCTATTCATTATCCCAAAGGCGTCCATGAACAACCGGCGTTCGAGCAGATGGCGACGGCATTGCCGGTGACCGAGAGCGTAAGTCGTTCCATTCTCGCCTTACCCGTTCATCATGGACTGACGGATGACGATGTGGACCGTATAGTTTGGACTGTACGGGAAATCATGTTGACCAAGAGGGAGGGAAACGATGTCCATTCATGA
- a CDS encoding Gfo/Idh/MocA family protein codes for MTQPFRLAFAGCGNQARRHVAYFSSRHDVEIMVFDVDRSRAAALAADAHVATVNDLDDALARSCDALMVCTPTSSHFPLVHKALSAGVHVFCEKPLCRTRDEAVTLVERARAQQCVLQVGYLYRFVPAFVWLHRVIHEHRNPLGKLHTARFHIGGRAPRAWMYQCAFGGGAVYEKLVHMLDLAHWLWGGLADTELVHAKNEHSEYICDGQTIQSDVEDDVLVRGTTSTGVSLALHADMTSETFSQWVEIHGENGRFLASITPDIDSSVELHHPRYDMPAGKTSFAWEPQLYALQMYLFLSRVRGAMSGERDIPVHDMNALLNVADSVEMIQRDVHMVLTGNEDQQKREGMDRYGKISCSGTRDVW; via the coding sequence ATGACACAACCTTTTCGACTCGCTTTTGCTGGTTGTGGTAATCAGGCTCGGCGGCATGTGGCATATTTTTCTTCGCGACACGATGTGGAAATTATGGTGTTTGATGTGGATCGGAGCCGAGCGGCGGCGTTGGCCGCGGACGCCCATGTTGCGACGGTGAATGATCTTGACGACGCTTTGGCGCGGAGCTGTGACGCCTTGATGGTGTGCACACCGACATCCAGCCATTTTCCGCTTGTTCATAAGGCTTTGTCGGCCGGAGTGCATGTGTTTTGTGAAAAACCGCTCTGCCGGACACGAGATGAAGCCGTCACGTTGGTCGAGCGAGCCCGCGCGCAGCAATGTGTTTTACAAGTGGGGTATCTCTACCGATTCGTCCCGGCTTTTGTCTGGTTGCATCGTGTTATCCATGAACATCGCAATCCGCTCGGAAAGCTGCACACGGCGCGTTTCCATATCGGTGGCCGTGCTCCACGTGCCTGGATGTATCAGTGTGCGTTCGGGGGCGGGGCTGTCTATGAGAAACTTGTCCACATGCTTGATTTGGCACACTGGCTTTGGGGTGGACTCGCGGATACCGAGCTTGTGCATGCCAAAAACGAGCATTCCGAATATATATGCGATGGACAAACCATACAGAGTGATGTCGAGGACGATGTGTTGGTCCGTGGCACAACGTCAACCGGCGTTTCGCTCGCGTTGCACGCGGATATGACGTCAGAGACCTTCAGCCAGTGGGTTGAAATCCATGGCGAGAACGGGCGCTTTCTGGCTTCCATTACGCCGGATATTGATTCCTCTGTGGAGTTGCATCACCCTCGTTACGATATGCCTGCGGGGAAAACTTCGTTTGCTTGGGAACCGCAGTTGTATGCCTTGCAAATGTATTTGTTTTTGTCTCGCGTGCGTGGCGCAATGAGCGGAGAGCGGGATATACCGGTGCACGATATGAATGCGCTGCTCAATGTGGCGGATTCTGTCGAGATGATACAGCGCGATGTCCACATGGTCTTAACGGGCAATGAGGACCAACAGAAACGTGAAGGAATGGACCGGTATGGAAAAATATCTTGCTCCGGCACACGTGACGTTTGGTGA
- a CDS encoding substrate-binding domain-containing protein: MRKICLALLTCTLLFAASAYAKECKKTYGDGEVFSIATGSPGELGLLEVLADAFNAKHGSAMCWKKAGSGASLMLLKEKDVDAIMVHAPAAEKKAVSDGWARNRQLIGSNEFYIVGPKDDPAGIKGAKSVAEAYKKISDAKALFLSRGDNSGTHKKEMAIWKKAGVDPSGDWYVTTKDFMMATLLRADKDKAYFMTDSSTWVAGKKDIENLDVLFKGDMFIVNTYHGLCQPEGATKGTDLGCAFIEFVGSDEGQSIIREYGKKMYGESMYNDKEYAKQYDH; this comes from the coding sequence ATGAGAAAAATCTGTCTTGCGCTTTTGACCTGCACGCTATTATTCGCTGCTTCGGCGTATGCCAAGGAATGCAAAAAAACGTACGGCGACGGTGAAGTCTTCAGCATTGCCACGGGAAGCCCCGGAGAACTGGGATTACTGGAAGTTCTGGCCGACGCGTTCAATGCAAAGCACGGGTCAGCCATGTGCTGGAAGAAAGCCGGATCTGGGGCTTCACTGATGCTTTTGAAAGAGAAAGATGTTGACGCCATTATGGTGCACGCGCCCGCAGCTGAAAAAAAGGCGGTGTCAGATGGCTGGGCGCGCAATCGCCAACTCATTGGTTCCAATGAATTCTACATCGTAGGTCCCAAGGATGATCCTGCGGGCATCAAAGGTGCAAAGTCTGTGGCCGAAGCATACAAGAAAATCAGCGACGCCAAGGCGTTGTTCCTGTCGCGTGGTGATAATTCAGGGACGCACAAAAAAGAAATGGCCATTTGGAAAAAAGCCGGCGTGGATCCTTCCGGAGACTGGTACGTGACCACCAAGGACTTCATGATGGCCACGCTGTTGCGTGCAGACAAGGACAAAGCCTATTTTATGACGGATTCCTCCACCTGGGTGGCGGGCAAAAAAGACATCGAGAATCTGGATGTGCTTTTCAAAGGCGACATGTTCATCGTGAACACCTATCACGGCCTCTGCCAGCCTGAAGGTGCCACAAAGGGGACAGATCTGGGCTGCGCCTTCATCGAGTTTGTAGGCTCCGACGAAGGACAGAGCATCATCCGTGAATATGGCAAAAAAATGTACGGCGAATCGATGTACAACGACAAGGAATACGCCAAGCAGTACGACCACTGA